From the Sphingobacteruim zhuxiongii genome, the window TTTGGCTTCGTGAGTTCCTCAAACCACAATTTGATCTAAAATCGCACCAGCTATCGCCTATGGTTTTGCAACAATTTTATGAAGAAAAGATTACTTAAAAGTATTTTTAATATTACTTAACATAAAAAAGGTAAATTCGACAAAATGATCTAAACCATGTATCGAAATTATTTTTTCAAGTTAAGCCAACTGATACTTTTCTTCCTATTCTTTATCAACGTGCATGGATATGCACAATCCAAGGATTCCATTACCGTCGTCCAAAAAAAGTGGACCAGCAAGAAGGTCGCAAAGGGAATTCAATGGAAACAAGGACATTTCGATGATCTCTTTAATAGTGTACAAGAGGTCAACTGGGTTGAAATTGACCTTAAACGTCACAATAAAAACCTATTTCTCGCTGCTGATGCGAAAACACTTAAACCGACATCTCAATTTGCTGAAGAAAACAATGCACTCGTTGCTATCAATGGGGGCTTTTTCAATATGAAAGATGGCGGTGCCGTCGATTATATTAAAGTAAATCGACAAGTGATTAATGAAACCGTTAAAAAATCGGATCGTGCAAACGCTGTATTATCGATTGATAATAAAAAGGTAAACATAGAAGCGGCGAGTAGCGCGAACGTTGAAGAATCAGCTTTTCGTGATGTGATGCTTTCCGGCCCACTTTTAATTCAAGGAACAGAGCGTAGCGTGAAGAGTAAAAATCCGTTTAACGACAATAGACATCCACGAACAGCAATTGGCATTACTAAAAAGGACAAGCTTATACTACTTGTTGTTGATGGTAGAAATGCCCAGGCACAAGGCATGAGTTTATATGAGCTTGCGTCGTTACTAAAGTGGATTGGCGCTAAAGACGCGATGAACTTAGATGGCGGTGGCAGTTCAACTTTATATATCAAAGGAGCGACCCCGAACAACATCGTTAACTACCCTACGGATAATAAAAAATTTGACCACGAAGGCCAACGTGATGTGGCCAATATCATCTATATTAAAAATTAATTTCTTCAAAAAATGAAAAAAATCTTTTTATTAGCTGCTATGACTTTCATATTTCATGTCGGACTAATCGCGCAAACATCTATCATCGCCCACCGAGGCACTTGGAAGAACAGTGAACTTCCGCAAAACTCCATTGCTTCATTGAATGCTGCAATCGAGCAGAAATTATGGGGATCTGAATTCGACGTTCATTTAACGAAAGACGATGTGTTAGTTGTTTGCCATGATCATGATTTTTATGGATTAGACATCGAACAGCTTACCTACAATGAACTTCTTGCTAAAAAACATCCAAATGGGGAGTCTATCCCGACTGCTGAAGAATATATATTAGCAGGTTTGAAACAGAAAAAAACAAAGTTAATCTACGAATTAAAAACAAGTAGAATTAGCAAAGATAGAACAAAACAAGCTGTAGAACTATCCCTAGCATTAGTAAAGAAATTAAAGGCTAATAAAATGGTCGAGTTTATCGCCTTTGATTATGACGCATGCTTAAAGTTTAGAGAATTAGATAAAAAGGTTAAAATTCACTATCTAAATGGTGATAAGTCGCCGGCAGAAATCAAAGAAGTAAAACTGAGTGGAATTGATTACAATTTAAATGTTTTCAAAAAGAATCCTACGTGGATTAAAGAAGCTAAAGACTTGAAACTAAAAGTGAATGTGTGGACGGTAAATAAGGAAGAAGATATGAATCACTTTTTAAATGAAAAAGTTGATTATATTACAACCGATGAACCAGAATTATTGGTAAAGATAATCAACAAATAAAATGAAAAGAATCCTAATCAGCCTTACCTTATTATTATTTATCAGCTTTTCTTATGCTCAAAAGTTTAAAGTTGCAACATTTAACGTTGCAACCTTCAATATCCGGATGAAAACAAAAGCGGATACGGGGAACCTTTGGGACGTACGAAAAACTGCCGTAAACAACCTTATTAAATATCATGAATTCGACATCTTTGGCGTTCAAGAAGCGTTCAAAGAACAACTAGACGACATGCTTGCTGGACTTCCAGATTTTCAATATGTTGGAGTTGGTCGTGATGACGGTTCCAACAAAGGAGAACACTCAGCAATCTTATACAATGCCAAGCGCTTCAAAGTACTGAAGAATGGTACATTCTGGTTATCTGGAACGGATACCGAGAAGCCTAATAAAGGATGGGATGCCGCTTTACCTCGCATTTGTACTTGGGGCGTGTTTCAAGACAAAACCAATGGCAAGAAATTCATTTTCATGAATACACATTTTGACCACATTGGAACGGAAGCACGCGTAGAGAGTGCCAAGTTGATGTTATCGAAAGCTAAGGAATTTGCGAAAGATTTGCCTTTAATCGTCACTGGAGATTTCAATGTTGATGAAAACAATCCCGCTTATTTCACATTAGCTAAAAGTGATGTCGTTCAGGATGTGTACGATTTATCACCTATCATCTATGAGCCAAACTCAACATTTAATGCATGGGGAAAAGATATTAAAGCAAAAGGACGCATAGATCACATCTTTATTACTAAACCATTTAAAGTATTAAAGTATGGCGTCTTGACAGATACCTATCTTGGTAGATTTCCGTCAGACCACTTCCCTGTCGCGACTACTTTAAGTTGGAAATAATAAAATTTTAAATATTAAAGTAAAGGAGCCTATTCATTATAGGCTCCTTTTTTTTGGTCTATTACAGATTGATTCATTTTTAATGGAATCGAAAAATTACTCACATCTTAAACCTTTTCGCCCTTCGGATGGTTAAACATCTATATTTTTACAAAAAAATAGAACTATGAAGAATTCATTCAAAATAATACTAGGTGCGTCAGTGCTTTTCCTATCTGGTTGTGAAAGTTTAAACACTGGTGGTTTTACACTTCCTCCACAAGGTACAGGTACTACAGGCACTGGATCCACCACTACACCGACTGGTAGTACAGGAACAATCACGCAAACCGAAGCTAGTCAAGGTGTAAAACAAGCACTTAACAATGGCTTAAATGAAAGTATTCGTGTTTTATCGCTTAAAGATGGTTTCCTTGGGGATGCCGCAGTAAAGATATTGATGCCTGATGAAGCGAAGAAAGTGGAGTCGGCATTACGCGCCGTCGGAATGGGGAGTCTTTGTGACCAATTTATCACCAGCATGAACCGAGCTGCAGAAACAGCAGTAAAAGAAGCTTCTACCGTTTTTGTCAATTCACTATCTAGAATGACGGTTACGGATGCGTTTAATATCCTTTTAAGCAGTCAACAGGATGCAGCAACGCAATTCTTCAAGAAAAGTACAACAGCAGAACTGTCGTCCAAGTTTAGTCCAATCATCCAATCGGCAATGGGCAAAAACAATGTCTCCACCTATTGGAATCAGTTAACTTCAGCATACAACAAATTACCGTTGGGCAATAAGATTGAAACAGATTTAACCTCTTACGTTACACAACGCGCTATCAGTGGTCTTTTTGTAAAAGTAGCCGATCAAGAGTTGAAGATCCGTCAGAATCTTGGAGGATCTAGAAATACAAACATCCTAAATAAAGTATTTGGTTGGGCTGATCAACAAAAATAAGATCCCTAATAAATTTGTAGATTTGCCTTTATGGAAATTAATGATATTAGAGATTTTCAGGTTGCTGAAAATTTCACTAGATACGTTCAGATTGACACACAATCTGATGTAAACTCTAAGACTGTACCTTCTACTTTAAAACAAAAAGATCTAAGTCGTTTGTTAGTCGAAGAACTACTGTCTCTGGGCATATCAGACGCACATCTGGACGAACAAGGTTATGTATATGCTACAATTCCTTCAAATACAGAGAAGAAAGTCCCTGTCATTTGTTTTTGTTCGCACGTCGATACATCCCCTGACTCTTCGGGTACAGATGTTAAGCCTTTAATTCACAAGAATTACCAAGGTCAGAATTTAGTTCTTCCTGATGATAATAAAATCATTATCCGCTTATCCGAACACCCCGATCTAAAGGATCAAATCGGCAACGATGTGATTACGGCTAGCGGCAAGACTTTATTAGGCGCCGACGATAAAGCTGGTGTTGCAGAGATTATGGATGCTGCGCGCATTTTAATGCAAAACCCTGCGATTAAACATGGCGATATTAAAATTCTTTTCACTCCCGATGAAGAAATTGGGAGAGGTGTCGATGAAGTCGATATTAAGAAACTAGGGGCTGAATTCGGCTATACGATGGACGGTGAGCGTGCCGGAACGTTAGAGGATGAAACCTTTTCAGCAGACGGGGTTCGTATTAAAATTGACGGGATCTCTATTCATCCTGGTTATGCCAAAAATAAGATGGTTAATGCATTAAAAATTGCTTCAAATCTTATTGATAGTCTTCCAAAAGACCGATTGTCGCCAGAAACAACTTCTGGAAAAGAGGGTTTTGTTCATCCTGTGAACATGTCCGGTTCTGTTGAGGAAGCAACAATTGATTTTATCATTAGAGACCATGACACTAGCAAACTTGCTACTCACGAGGCGGAATTAGAAAGTATCACCAAGGCTGTCGTTAGTCAGTATCCGGGCGCAAGTTATACCTTCACAATAAACGAACAATACCGCAACATGAAGGAAGTGTTGGATAACTACCCGCGTGTTGTCGATATTGCGATGATTGCTATTGAGCGAGCAGGCATGAAGGCAGAAAAACGTAGTATTCGTGGCGGTACTGATGGATCTAGATTATCGTTCATGGGTTTGCCATGTCCGAATATCTTTGCCGGCGGACATGCTTTTCACGGAAAACAAGAGTGGGTTTCGGTACAAGATATGCAAAAAGCCGTCTTAACGATATTACATATTGCTGCACTTTGGGAAGAAGTCGCTTAATTGAAATGACGAAGTAAAGACAGATAATAAGATTGTAATTCTCTATCTTTAACCGAGTTCACAGTACAAACTAAGATATGCAAAACAACGAAATATTAAGAGCAATTCAGACAAGAAGATCGGTATTCCAAGCTTCTTTTACAGATCAAGAAGTTAGCCGAGAAGATATATTAACCATTTTGGAAGCTGCTAATGCTGCCCCTACACACAAACGTACTCAACCATGGCGCTTTACTATTTTCCGCAATGAAGGTTTAGTACGCCTTGGAGACGAGCTAGCACGCATTTATAAGAGCGTTACGCCGGCAGAGAAATACACGGAAGCAACGGAACAGAATATGGCGAAAAAAGCAACGCAATCAAAAGCGGCTATTGCTATTATTGTCAACTATACAGGTGAACTTCCGGAGTGGGAAGAGTTATGTGCTACAGCTGCTGCCGTAGAAAACATGTGGCTTGCTGCACATTCCATTGGACTTGGTGGCTACTGGGCTTCCCCAGGCCTAATCAATCATATTGGGCAGTTTTTAAATTTAGAGCCAAATCAGAAGTGTATTGGTTTCTTTTATTTAGGTCATCATCAATCAGAAGAACGCGAACCAGTTCGCTCATCAATTGAAGAAAAGATTAGATGGGAAGAATAATTCCTAAAAAAAAATAGGTGCTCATCTGAGCACCTATTTTTTTGAATCTAAACGTATATCCAATTTTCCCACTTTCCCTTTCCATCGAACCTTTTCTTGAAGAAAATTAGCTATTGTAATTGCCATCGTATTATTCGTGTTTTTCACAAACTTGATATCACTTGCCTCACCACTATCTAATTGAAATTCAACAGCAATTTCTCCTTCTCCTACAATATCTCTTAATTCGGCATTCAATTCCTCGTTAAACATATCCCAGCCTTGCAATGGTACGGCATCAGAACCTTCTTGAGCACTTGTCGTTAAGCGCAATTGCTCTTCCATTAACATCACCTCATTCGTCTTCTCCCGATCCTGATGAATTAAATATTTAAAGAACACCAAAGAACAGGCAGTTAAGAACAATACCGCTGCAGCAGTACCAATCGTAAGTCTTTGCCATCCATAAAAACGTTTGTCACGCTCTGCCCCTTTTGTTTCTAAGCGCTGCGCCAGTCTTTGTTGCAAAAGACTTAATTGATGCGCGTCTACCCCTTGTTGTAATTTATATCCATCAATTGCATCTTGTAAGAAAGGATCGTTCAACGCCTCGCGCTCCATCTCATACATCTCCTCTCTACTCATGAGACCCATGACGTAATTATGAATTCTAGATAATTGATAATTATTTTCCATTACTTCTTCTCCATACAAATTTTTAGATTTCGTCTCCCGTTCTGAATATAGCTCTTCACCTTTGACAAGTCAAAACCAGTCAAATCGACGATATCTTTATAACACTTCTGTTCCAAATAGAATAAACGGATACATTGCTCCTGTTCATTCACTAAACCAGCCATACAAGTCTCCAACTTACTAAAATCCTGTTCTTCCCAACGCTTCTCCTCTTTATAATTTAGCTGCTGCTCACTCTCATAGAGATGATCCTCGATGTCAACTTTTGTAACTTGCTTATCTTTACGTAATTGCATTAAACAATAATTACGCGCATAGACATATAGCCAGCTCTTAAAGTTATCGACCTCGTAATTGCGCAGTTTCACAATTAACTCGTCGAATATTTGCATGACAGCATCTTGGCTCTGGTCTGCATCCTGAAGGTATTTAAAACAAACACCATACAGCAGCGACATATAAGGGGAATATAACTTCCCCAGGCTATCCAGATTGCCTGTTTGTTTGTAGTGTTGTAGCAGCTCTTTCTCGTTCATACTTGTGTGCCTTCACCTATAAGATGATTCAAGGTACATAATTCCATAAATTAATTCACAAATTGTCTTATAAGTATTTGGCCAATTACCACACATTCGAATCAAGCAGCATAATCTTCATCCTACATGAATAAAAAAAGGGATCGTATCGGTGTACAACCCCTTTTGCTCTAGTAAATATTGAACCGAACACCGT encodes:
- a CDS encoding phosphodiester glycosidase family protein, which codes for MYRNYFFKLSQLILFFLFFINVHGYAQSKDSITVVQKKWTSKKVAKGIQWKQGHFDDLFNSVQEVNWVEIDLKRHNKNLFLAADAKTLKPTSQFAEENNALVAINGGFFNMKDGGAVDYIKVNRQVINETVKKSDRANAVLSIDNKKVNIEAASSANVEESAFRDVMLSGPLLIQGTERSVKSKNPFNDNRHPRTAIGITKKDKLILLVVDGRNAQAQGMSLYELASLLKWIGAKDAMNLDGGGSSTLYIKGATPNNIVNYPTDNKKFDHEGQRDVANIIYIKN
- a CDS encoding glycerophosphodiester phosphodiesterase gives rise to the protein MKKIFLLAAMTFIFHVGLIAQTSIIAHRGTWKNSELPQNSIASLNAAIEQKLWGSEFDVHLTKDDVLVVCHDHDFYGLDIEQLTYNELLAKKHPNGESIPTAEEYILAGLKQKKTKLIYELKTSRISKDRTKQAVELSLALVKKLKANKMVEFIAFDYDACLKFRELDKKVKIHYLNGDKSPAEIKEVKLSGIDYNLNVFKKNPTWIKEAKDLKLKVNVWTVNKEEDMNHFLNEKVDYITTDEPELLVKIINK
- a CDS encoding endonuclease/exonuclease/phosphatase family protein, with the protein product MKRILISLTLLLFISFSYAQKFKVATFNVATFNIRMKTKADTGNLWDVRKTAVNNLIKYHEFDIFGVQEAFKEQLDDMLAGLPDFQYVGVGRDDGSNKGEHSAILYNAKRFKVLKNGTFWLSGTDTEKPNKGWDAALPRICTWGVFQDKTNGKKFIFMNTHFDHIGTEARVESAKLMLSKAKEFAKDLPLIVTGDFNVDENNPAYFTLAKSDVVQDVYDLSPIIYEPNSTFNAWGKDIKAKGRIDHIFITKPFKVLKYGVLTDTYLGRFPSDHFPVATTLSWK
- a CDS encoding DUF4197 domain-containing protein, with amino-acid sequence MKNSFKIILGASVLFLSGCESLNTGGFTLPPQGTGTTGTGSTTTPTGSTGTITQTEASQGVKQALNNGLNESIRVLSLKDGFLGDAAVKILMPDEAKKVESALRAVGMGSLCDQFITSMNRAAETAVKEASTVFVNSLSRMTVTDAFNILLSSQQDAATQFFKKSTTAELSSKFSPIIQSAMGKNNVSTYWNQLTSAYNKLPLGNKIETDLTSYVTQRAISGLFVKVADQELKIRQNLGGSRNTNILNKVFGWADQQK
- the pepT gene encoding peptidase T, which produces MEINDIRDFQVAENFTRYVQIDTQSDVNSKTVPSTLKQKDLSRLLVEELLSLGISDAHLDEQGYVYATIPSNTEKKVPVICFCSHVDTSPDSSGTDVKPLIHKNYQGQNLVLPDDNKIIIRLSEHPDLKDQIGNDVITASGKTLLGADDKAGVAEIMDAARILMQNPAIKHGDIKILFTPDEEIGRGVDEVDIKKLGAEFGYTMDGERAGTLEDETFSADGVRIKIDGISIHPGYAKNKMVNALKIASNLIDSLPKDRLSPETTSGKEGFVHPVNMSGSVEEATIDFIIRDHDTSKLATHEAELESITKAVVSQYPGASYTFTINEQYRNMKEVLDNYPRVVDIAMIAIERAGMKAEKRSIRGGTDGSRLSFMGLPCPNIFAGGHAFHGKQEWVSVQDMQKAVLTILHIAALWEEVA
- a CDS encoding nitroreductase family protein — encoded protein: MQNNEILRAIQTRRSVFQASFTDQEVSREDILTILEAANAAPTHKRTQPWRFTIFRNEGLVRLGDELARIYKSVTPAEKYTEATEQNMAKKATQSKAAIAIIVNYTGELPEWEELCATAAAVENMWLAAHSIGLGGYWASPGLINHIGQFLNLEPNQKCIGFFYLGHHQSEEREPVRSSIEEKIRWEE
- a CDS encoding RNA polymerase sigma factor gives rise to the protein MNEKELLQHYKQTGNLDSLGKLYSPYMSLLYGVCFKYLQDADQSQDAVMQIFDELIVKLRNYEVDNFKSWLYVYARNYCLMQLRKDKQVTKVDIEDHLYESEQQLNYKEEKRWEEQDFSKLETCMAGLVNEQEQCIRLFYLEQKCYKDIVDLTGFDLSKVKSYIQNGRRNLKICMEKK